CTGCGTCGCCAGGTCCTCGGCGTCGCGTGCCCGTTCGGGGCTCGGCTGCGCCGGGACCCGCGCGAACCGGGTCCAGGTGGAGACGACCCGCGCGGCGGCCTCCCAGGGCCCGGGGTGACCGACGGCGGGCGCGGTGACGGTGACCCCCCAGTGGCGCAGCCGCTCCAGGCTCTCGGCGAAGGCCGGGTGTCGGGCGAGCGCCGGCTCGGGGGCGGGCACGGCGACGACCGGCAGGCCGACGGCGGTCGCCTCGTTGAGCAGTCGCAGGGCGAGGCTGTCGTTGAACCCGTACGCCCACCTGTTGACCAGGTCGAAGCTGGCCGGTGCGACGGCGAAGGCGTCGGCCGGCGGCAGCGGGTGGAGGGCCTCGGCCCGCTCGTCCGGCCGGACCGGGTGGTGGGTGAGGTCGGCGAGCCGGGCGTGGTCCTCCCGGCCGGCCGCCTCCGGCGTGGTGATGACGTGGACCTGCCAGCACAGGTCCTGGCAGGCGGTGATGAACGGTGCGAGTTCGGCGGCGGGTCCGGTGCCGCAGACGACGAGGTGCAGGACAGGAGATCGGGTTTTTCCGGGCATTGCGCCTCCTATCGCAGGTTCCGTAGTCGAGGCTATCGATGCCGATCCGGACGCGAGCCGTTTTCCGGGTATCCGGCCGGACCGCCCGACGACGTGACCCGTTGGCTGAGTGCTCAGTCAGTCGAACGGGCCAGGAGCGGCCCGGGAATGCCTCGGACGGCCGCCGGTCCGGTCCGCGGCACCCGCCCGTGGGGGACCCCCGGACCGGGCGTCCACCGGCCGCGTCGGGGGACCCCGGTCGGCCGCCGGGGCGTCCATACTGGCTCGGTGTTCACACTCGCCCAGGCCCGGCACCTGGTGGCCACGCTGCGCCCGCGCGTCGACGAGCTGATCCGGCTGCGTGCCGACCTGGCCGAGCTGCGGGCCGACCTGGCCGAGCACGGCGTGAGCCCGCTCGGCGGTCGGGCCGAGGTCAAGGGGCTCGAGGCTCGGCTGCACGCCGTCCTCGAGGAGCTGCACCAGCACGACATCCAGGTCAAGGGCATCGCGCCGGTGCTGCTCGACTTCCCCGGCGAGCGCGACGGCCGTCCGGTGCTGTGGTGCTGGCTGGAGGGCGACTCGGACGTGCGCTGGTACCACCGGGTGGAGTGCGGCTTCGCCGGCCGCCGGCCGGTGTGACCGGGCGCCGCCCGCTGGTCGTGATCCGCGGGCTGCTGCCGTACCCCGGTCGGGTGCTCGTGGCGGCGATCGTCGCGCTGCTGTTCACCCTGCCCGCCCTCGACGCGACCCGGTACGCGGGCTGGCGCGCCGACCTGCGGACGGTGATCCTCGCGTCGGTGGTGGTCGCGGCGGCCGGCGCGTTCGTGCTCGCCGCCCGGTACGGAGCACGCCCGCCCGCCGACCCGGCGCGCTTCCCCGTCCGGCTCGCGGTGGCGGTCGCCGGTTCCGCGCTGCTCGCCGCGGCCTACCTGGGCGCGGCCTGGCTGCTGCACCGCCTGGTCGTGCCGCTGGCCGTCGACGGGCCGGTGGACGGCCTGCCGGCGCGCGGCCTGGTGTCGGCGGTGCTGGCCGGGGCGTTCGGGGTCGCCGTCGGCGTGCTGTGGCGCCATCCGGCGGTGCTGGCCGCGCTCGCGGTGCTGCTCGTCGCGGCGGAGTTGACCCTGGCCGGGGCCGGCGGTGGGCCGGTGTCGGCGGTCCGGTTCTGGCTGCTCGGCGTGGGCCACCGGCACGACGTGCCCGGCTGTGTGAGCGTGGTGCCCGCCGAGTGCGTCACCTGGACCCACCGGTACTGGCCGGCGGGCCTGACCCTGGCGGCGACGGTGGCGGTCGCGGTGCTGGCGGCGGCCGTGGTGGCCGCGCGCGGGAGGGCCGACGAGCGGGCCGAACCCTCGGCCGAGCCGACCCCGGTCGGGCGGGACCAGGTCGGCGCCGCACCCGGCCCGGACGCGGGTCCGGCTCCGGCCGTCGGTGGGTCCACGCCCGACGCCGGGTCCGTCCCGGACGGCGCTCCACCCCGGCCGCGTGCGGTCCGCTGGGCGCTCGCGGCCGGGCTCGTCGTCGTCGGGCTCGCGGCGACCCCGGCGCTGATCGGGACGGGCGTGCGGCACGCGACCGGAGACCTCGCGGTGGGGGTCGGCCGGACCGCGCCGACCGGTTCACCGGTGGAGGTGTCCGTGGCGACGCCCGGTCGGCTCGCGGTCTTCGCGGTGGGGCTGGTGGCGGTCCGCGACTGCCACGCCGAGTCGCCGGACGGTACGCGGGTGGACCTCGCGCCGCTGCTCGGGACGGTGAGCTACGGCGACAGCATCAGCTACCGGTGGGTGGGCACCCTGCGGCTGCCCGAGCCGGGGCGGTGGACGGTCCGGTGCGCCGGCGAGTCGGGGGAGTACCTGGTGGCCGACCCGCCCCGGGTGAGTGGGCTGGTGGGCCGGCTGGTGGAGGCGCCCCGCCCGGTGGGCTGGCTGCTCGGCGTGCTGCCGGGCCTGCTGCTCGCGGCGCACGCCGCCGTCGGCGGCCGGTGGCCCGCGTGGCCCGCTCGGGCGGTCAGCCGGCCGGCGCGCTGACCGCGAAGACGACCACGTTGTCGCGGTAGTGCCCCCGACGGCGGTCGAAGTCGCCGCCGCAGGTGATGAGGCGCAGCTCCGGGCCGGGCGTCGGGCCGTACACGGCCGCGGTGGGGAAGGCGTCCTTGCGGGTGCGCAGCGAACCGGTGACCCGGAAGGTCAGCCGCTGGCCACCGCGCCACACCTCGACCGTGTCGCCCGGTCGCAGCTCGCCGAGGCGGGCGAAGACGGCCGGGCCGCGCCGGGAGTCGAGGTGCCCGGCGAGCACCGCCGGGCCGGTGTCGCCCGGGGCCGGCCCACCGCCGTACCAGCCGGCGACGTCGAAGTCGGCCGGCGGCACCAGGGCGCCCGCGCGGTCGAGCCCGAGGACGGTCAGCCGGCTGTCGACGTCGATGCGCGGCACGCGTACCCGGGTGGGTGCGCCGGTCGGCGCGGGGCGCGCGGCTGCCGGTCCGGCCGACGGGCCGGTGGTCGGCCCGGTCGACGCGCAGCCGTCGGCGCAGCCGGGCTGCCAGGTGGCGGCCGGCGGCGGCTCGGTGCCGGCCAGGCCGACACCGGTGCCGGCCGCCAGCCCGACCGCCGCGCCGAGCGCGACCAGCGCGGCGGCGGGCGCCCGGCGATCCCGGTGCCGCCGAATCGCCGGGCCGCGCGGTGCGGTCACCAGGTGGTACGCCGCCGGCGCAGCAGCACCAGCCCGACGGCCAGGGCGAGCACGGCCGACCCGCCGGCGAGCAGCGGGTACGTCGGGCGTGCACCGGTCGCGACGCCACCGGCGCCGGTGTCGACCCCACCGGCCGGCACCACGGTCCCGCCCTCGGCGTCACGCCGCAGCTCGGTGGTGAGGCCGCCCTGCTCGGCGTCCAGCACGAGCAGCGAGTAGACCGCCCCGCCGGTCAGCCGGACCTCGGTGTGGGTGGCCGGGCCGCCGCTGCCGGAGAGGCGTAGCCGCCACCGGCCGGGTTCGACGAGTTGGTAGTCGGTCGTGGTGGCGAACTGCACGCCGTCGGCGATGGTCGGCCCGTCGGCAGCGGCGACGTCGAGCACCGGTGCGCGGACCGACGCCTGGACGACCCGGACCTTGGCCTGCCCGTCCCTTGGTGTGCTGAGGTCGTCGTGGAGCACGCGGAGCCCGAGGTCGGCGTACCGGCCGACCCCGGCGACCGTGTACGCCTCGCCGCCGCTGACCGCGACCTCGGTGGTGAGTACCGGCGGGTCGCTGGCCGGGTCGCCCGCCTCGCGCATCGCCACGGCGTAGCGGCCGGCGGGCAGCGGCAGGTAGTCCGAGACGACGCCGTAGCCGACACCCGGGAAGACCTGGGGCTCGGCGCCGCCGGGCGCGGCCAGGTAGACGTCGACGCTCGGTGTGTCGGGGGAGAGGTGGGCGAGTCGGACGTAGCCGACGGTCGCCGCCGCGGCCGGTGTGGCCGTCGTGGTCACCAGGCCGGCGCCGAGCAGGAGCGCCGCGGCTGTCGCGAGCAGACGGCGTGGCGCGGTGTGGGACAGGTGCATGTCGCCTCCGGGAGCCGGGTCAACGGGGTCCGTCCACCGCAGAGCGTCCCGTTAGCGGGACTCGGATGCAACTGTCACCCACCCGACACGCCGAGAATCCGGCGCGACACGCTGCGTCACTCGCCCGTGCGGCCGTCCTGACCGCGAGGACGCCTGCGGAGCGACGCCACGGGCGGGCCGGCCGGCGCGAACCACGGGGGTGGCTCTTCGGGGCGGTGGTGATTGCCGGTCACCTGGAATTCCCACAAAGGATCTTTCCAGCATCAATATTTAGTGATATCTATCTCTCACCGTCCCTGCTATCCCCCGGAGTGCGACGTGCGGAGAACCCGTCTGGCAACCCTCGCCGCGAGCCTGGTCACCACCCTGGCCGCGACCCTCACCCTCGCCACCGCGCCCGCCCACGCGGCGCCAGGCGACCACTACGTCGCCCTCGGCGACTCCTACTCCTCCGGCGTGGGCGCCGGCAGCTACACCTCCGAGAGCGGGTCCTGCCAACGCAGCACCGTCGCGTACCCGGCCCTCTATGCCGCCAACGTGCGACCCGCGTCGTACCGGTCGGTCGCCTGTTCGGGAGCCACCACCACGAGCGTGATCAACAGTCAGCTCTCCGCGCTGAGCGCCACCACGACGCTGGTCAGCATCTCGGTGGGCGGCAACGACGTCGGCTTCGCCTCGATCATGACCACCTGCGTGCTGTACGGCACCACCGAGTGCGTGGCCGCGGTCCAGGCCGCCGAGGACAAGGCGCGGACCAACCTGCCCACCCTGCTGCGCAACGTCTACACCGGCATCCGCAACCGGGCGCCCTCGGCCCGCGTGGTGGTCGTCGGCTACCCGGTCTTCTACCAGCTCAACACCGTCTGCGTCGGGCTCAGCGACACCTCACGCGCGAAGATCAACGAGGGCATCAACCTGGTCGACGACATCACCCGGAGCGCCGCGCAGGCGGCCGGCTTCACCTTCGCCGACGTGCGGTCGCAGTTCGTCGGCCACCAGCTGTGCAGCTACGGCGAGAAGTGGCTGCACGCCCTGAACATCACCAACCTCGGCGTCTCGTACCACCCGACGGCCGCCGGCCAGTCCGCGGGTTACTACCCGGTGTTCCGCAACGTGGCCGGCTGACCGGTGCCCCGCGGGGCGCGCCCGGTCCCGGCGCGCCCCGCGGGTCCCGCCCTGGGTCCCGTCCGCGCGACCGCGGCGGTCTGCTCGGGCGGGCTGCTCTCCGCTCAGCGGGGCTCCGGACGGGTCAGGCCGGCGAGCCGGCGGCGTCGAGCGCGGCCCGGACCCGGTCGGCCCCCGCCGGCGCCTCCGTCGACCAGTCCTGCGGGTCGGCCGCGTAGACGATCCCGTACGCCGGCGTGTCCGGCTGGTAGCGCCAGCCCTCGGCGAGTCGGCCGGCGTCCACCGCGTCGTAGCCGATGCGGTCCAGGAACTCGGTCGTGGCCGCCCTCGCGTCCGGGTCGTCACCGGCGATGGGCAGGGCGGAACGCTCGGGGTCGCCGGTGGGACGGGCGAGGCTCGCCAGGTGCGCGAAGTTGATGTTGTTGAAGACCTTGACCACCCGGGCCGCCGACAGGTGCCGCTGGAGCAGCTCGCTGCTGGTGGTCTCGCCCGCGTCCAGTTCGGTGATGGCGCCGTCGCGCTGGGGGTAGTAGTTGTTGGTGTCGAGCACGACCTTGCCGGCCAGGGGCTCCACCGGCACGTCCCGGTACGCCTTGAGCGGGACACTCACCACCACCAGGTCCCCGGCCGCGGCCGCCTCCTGGGGGGTCGCCGCCCGAGCCCGTGGCCCCAGCTCCGCGACCAGGTCCTGGAGCGTCTCCGGGCCGCGCGAGTTGCTGAGCACCACGTCGTAGCCCGCGGCGACCGCCAACCGGGCCACCGTGCCGCCGATGTGTCCACTACCGATGAATCCGACCGTCGTCATGCCCGTGCGAACTCCGTCGCCTGTGGCGCCATTCCCCGGCGGCGGGCTGAGTGAGCCAGCTCGCGGTGCCGCCGGCCGCCGCCCGCGGCCCGCTCACCGTACCGACGGTGCCGACGGAGGAGGGGCGAGTTGGCCGCCCACCACTCTCCCGGCGGACGCGCGGCCGCCGGGAGCGGCGACGGGTGACTCAGGCCGGGGTGGGGAGCACCTTCTCGATGCTGGCGCGCAGGTCGGCCGCGCCCGGCTCGACGGAGGGCGCGAACCGGGCGGCGACCGTCCCGTCCGGGGCGACGAGGAACTTCTCGAAGTTCCACCGGACGTCGCCGGCGTGGCCGTCGGGGTCCGCGGTGTCGACCAGGGCCGCGTAGAGCGGATGCCGGCCGGGACCGTTGACCTCGACCTTCTCCGTGAGGGGGAAGGTGACGCCGTAGTTGACCTGGCAGAACTCGCTGATCTCGGCCGCCGTTCCCGGCTCCTGGCCGGCGAACTGGTTGCACGGCACACCGAGCACCACCAGGCCACGGTCGGCGTACTCGTCGGCGAGGGCCTGGAGGCCGGCGTACTGGGGGGTGAGGCCGCACCGCGAGGCGACGTTGACGACCAGCAGCGCCCGGCCGCGGTACTGGAACAGGTCGGCGGGGCCGCCGTCGAGAGCACCGATCGTGATGTCGAAGACCGTCATCGGGCGAGGCTACCGTGCGCGGGGCGTTTCGGCGTCGGCGAGAAATCGATACATGCGCATCTTGACTAAGTGATGACGGTGTGAGTAGCGTCTCTCCATCAATCTGGAAAGTTTCCTAACTGTTTGAGGAGACGCCGCATGAAAAGATCGCTCCGCCGGGCCCTCTGGGCCGGCGCCGTGGTCGTGTTGACCGCGGCGATGGCGCCGGTCGCCACCGCGTTCGGCGCCGGAAGCGTGACGGCCACGTTCACGAAGGTGCAGGACTGGGGCACCGGCCACGAGACCAGGGTGACGATCACCAACGGCTCGGACGCCACGGTCAGCACGTGGCGCATCGAGTTCGACCTGCCCTCGGGCACCAGCGTCAGCAGCTTCTGGGACGCCGACGTGACCCGCACCGGCGACCACTACGTCGCGGTCAAGAAGAGCTGGGCCGGCGGGCTCGCCCCGGGCGCCTCGTTCAGTTGGGGCTACAACGGCACCGGTGCCTACAGGGCGCCGCTGAACTGCACCATCAACGGCGCGTCCTGCGGCGGTGGCGGCACCCCGCCGACCACCACGCCGCCGACCACCACCCCGCCGACCACGACGCCCCCCACCACCCCGCCCCCGACCACGCCCCCGCCGACCACCCCGCCGCCGAACACGGGCGCGAAGAAGGTCGTCGGCTACTTCGCCCAGTGGGGTGTGTACGCCCGCAACTACCACGTCAAGAACATCCACACGAGCGGCTCGGCGGCGAAGCTGACGCACATCCTCTACGCGTTCGGCAACACCACGGGCGGCCGCTGCACGATCGGTGACAGCTACGCCGACTACGAGAAGGCGTACACGGCGGCGGACAGCGTCGACGGTGTCGCGGACACCTGGGACCAGCCGCTGCGCGGCAGCTTCAACCAGCTGCGCAAGCTCAAGCAGATGTACCCGAACCTGAAGGTGATCTGGTCCTTCGGCGGCTGGACCTGGTCCGGTGGCTTCACCCAGGCCGCGCAGAACCCGACCGCCTTCGCCGAGAGCTGCTACAACCTGGTCGAGGACCCGCGCTGGGCCGACGTGTTCGACGGCATCGACATCGACTGGGAGTACCCGAACGCCTGCGGCCTGAGCTGCGACAGCAGCGGCCCCAACGCGTTCAAGAACCTGATCTCCGCGCTGCGGACGAAGTTCGGCGCCAACGCCCTCGTCACCGCCGCCATCACCGCCGACGGCAGCAACGGCGGCAAGATCGACGCCACCGACTACGCGGGCGCCGCCGGCAACCTCAACTGGATCATGCCGATGACGTACGACTACTTCGGCGCGTTCGCCCCGCAGGGCCCCACCGCCCCGCACTCGCCGCTCACCTCCTACTCGGGCATCCCGCAGCAGGGCTTCTGGTCGGACGCGGCGATCCAGAAGCTCAAGAGCAAGGGCATCCCGGCCAACAAGCTGCTGCTCGGCATCGGCTTCTACGGCCGGGGCTGGACGGGCGTCACCCAGGCCGCCCCGGGTGGCAGCGCGACCGGCGCCGCCCCGGGCACCTACGAGGCGGGCATCGAGGACTACAAGGTCCTCAAGAGCACCTGCCCGGCCACCGGCACCGTCGGCGGCACGGCGTACGCCAAGTGCGGCAGCAACTGGTGGAGCTACGACACCCCCTCCACGATCAACGGCAAGATGACGTACGCGAAGAACCAGGGCCTCGGCGGCGCCTTCTTCTGGGAGCTCTCCGGTGACACCACCAACGGTGAGCTGATCGGCGCCGTCAAGGGCGGTCTCGGCTGAGCCGTAGGCCGACGCACCACCCACACGGCGGGGAGGGACACGCACCGTCCCTCCCCGCCCGCGCGTGCCCGGCCACCGGTCCGGGCCGCCGCCGGGAGGCCGACCCTTGTTCGGGCCGCCGCCCGGAGGGCCCGAGCCCGGGCCGGAACCGGGCGCAACCGGGACACGCCGGTGCGGCGACGCGCCGGGGACCCTTTCGCGTCGCTCAGGTCCATGTGACAGACTCGCCGCTCGGCAGGTCTCGATGTTCGTCGGTCGAGGGGGAGGGGTTGAGGGACGTGACGCACCGGAGACTGGCGGGCACCGTCGCCACGCTCGCGGCCCTGCCGCTCGCCCTGGCCGGCTGCGGCGCCTTCGGGGGCGCGGAGGACGAGTCCACGGCCAAGCCCGAGCGGGCGCCCGCCGAGGAGGCCGCCACGAAGTCCCGGGAGCGGGTGCAGGCGTACCTGGACGCGATGGCCGCCAAGGACGCGGCCGCCGGTCGCAGTCAGCTCTGCGCCGCGCTGCACGAGAGCTTCGACGCGGCGGCCACCGGGCCGAACGGCGACTTCGCCGACCATTTCGAGGTGCCGCAGGCGGCCATCACCGACATCCAGGCCGGGCCGCGCGGGCAGGAGGTCAGCGTCTCGGTCTCGGTGGCGGTGGGGTCCCGGAAGGTCACCCGTCCGCTGGTGTTCACCGTCACCCGGGACGGCGCCGACTGGTGCATCTCCGCCGAGGCCGCCGCCGGAAGCGTCGCACCGGCCAGCCCGACCGCGAAGCCCGCCGCCTGAGCTGCGCCGACGCCGCCGGCACCGGGTGATCTCCCAGGAGTCGGAACGATCCCCCTCGCCGATCGGCCACCCCGGCCGTCGCCGTACGCTTTCTGTCATGCGCCATGAGTGGCATCAGCTGAGCCATCCCGCCGTGGACAGCCCGGGGCTCCAGACCAGCCGTCCGACCGTCGACTCCGCCGAGGACGCGGCCCTCGGTCTGGACCGCTGGCGGGACCTGCCCCGCGCCCAGACGCCGCCCTGGCCGGACCAGGCCAAGGTCGCCGAGGTGTGCAAGGTGCTCGACACCGTGCCGTCGGTGGTCGCGCCCTACGAGGTCGACCAGCTCCGCCAGCGGCTGGCGCTGGTCTGCGAGGGCAAGGCGTTCCTGCTCCAGGGCGGCGACTGCGCGGAGACCTTCGCCGACAACACCGAGAGCCACCTGCTGGCGAACGCCCGCACCCTGCTCCAGATGGCGATCGTGCTGACCTATGGCGCCTCCCTGCCGGTGGTCAAGGTGGCCCGGGTCGCCGGTCAGTACACCAAGCCCCGGTCGCTGCCGACCGACGCGCGCGGCCTGCCCGCGTACCGCGGGGACATGATCAACTCGCTGGAGGCCACGCCCGAGGCGCGGGTCGCCGACCCGCAGCGCATGATCCGGGCGTACGCGAACTCCGCCGCCGCCATGAACATGCTCCGGGCGTACCTGGCCGGTGGGCTCGCCGACCTGCACGCGGTGCACGACTGGAACAAGGGGTTCGTGAAGAACTCCCCGGCCGGTGAGCGCTACGAGGCGATCGCCCGCGAGATCGACCGGGCGCTGGCCTTCATCCGGGCCTGTGGGATGACCGACGACGAGGCCCTGCGCACGGTCACCCTCTACTGCTCGCACGAGGCGCTCGCGCTGGAGTACGACCGGGCGCTCACCCGGGTCTCCGGCGAGCGGGCGTACGGGCTCTCCGGGCACTTCCTCTGGATCGGCGAGCGCACCCGGCAGATCGACGGCGCGCACATCGACTTCATCTCCCGCATCGCCAACCCGATCGGGGTGAAGCTCGGCCCCACCACCACCCCGGACGAGGCGATCGAGCTCTGCGAGAAGCTCAACCCGGACAACGTGCCCGGCCGGCTCACCCTGATCAGCCGGATGGGCAACCACCGGGTGCGGGACGCTCTGCCACCGATCGTGGCGAAGGTCACCGCCGCCGGTGCCAAGGTCGTCTGGCAGTGCGACCCGATGCACGGCAACACGCACGAGTCGTCCAACGGCTACAAGACCCGGCACTTCGACCGCATCGTGGACGAGGTGCTGGGCTACTTCGAGGTGCACCGGGGCCTGGAGACCCACCCCGGTGGGCTGCACGTGGAGCTGACCGGCGAGGACGTCACCGAGTGCCTCGGCGGCGCCCAGGGCATCGAGGACCTCGACCTTCCCGACCGGTACGAAACCGCCTGCGACCCGCGGCTGAACACCCAGCAGTCGTTGGAGCTGGCCTTCCTGGTAGCGGAGATGCTCCGTGGCTGACGCGAGGAGTGCGCTCGCGAGCCCCGCAGTCGGCATCCGAAAGGACAACCGTGGCTGATTTTGTCGATCTTCGTTCGGACACCGTGACCCGGCCCACCGCGGGCATGCGGGAGGCGATGGCCACCGCCGAGGTCGGCGACGACGTGTACGGGGAGGACCCGACCGTCAACGCCCTCGAAGCCGAGGTCGCCGCCCTCTTCGGGCACGAGGCGGCGCTGTTCGCCCCGAGCGGGTCGATGGCGAACCAGATCGCCCTGCAACTTGTCGTGCCGCCGGGCGAGGAACTGCTCTGCGACGCCGACGCCCACGTGGTCACGTACGAGATCGGGGCCGCGGCCGCGTACGGCGGAATCTCCTCCCGGACGTGGCCCGCTGTCGGCGCGGACATCGACCCCGACGTGGTCGCCGCCATGATCCGGCCGGACGGCTACTTCGCGGTCCCCACCCGGGCGATCGCTGTGGAGCAGACCCACAACCGGGGCGGCGGCGGGGTGATCCCGCTGGCCACGCTGCGACAGCTGCGGCAGGTCGCCGACGACGCGCAGGTCGCGCTGCACTGCGACGGCGCCCGGATCTGGCACGCGCACGTCGCCGACGGGGTGCCGCTGGTCGAGTACGGCCAACTCTTCGACACCCTGTCGGTCTGCCTGTCCAAGGGGCTCGGCGCGCCGATCGGCTCACTGGTCGTGGGCAGCGCGGAGAAGATCGCCCGTGCCCGGCTCATCCGCAAGCGGATGGGTGGCGGCATGCGCCAGGTCGGCGTCCTCGCCGCCGCCGGCCGGTACGCCCTCGCCCACCACGTCGACCGGCTCGCCGAGGACCACGCGAAGGCCGCGCGACTGGCCGAGGCGATCGCCCCGTTCGGTGTGCTCGCCACCGCGGCGCGCACCAACCTGGTGCCGCTGGACCTGACGAAGTTCGCCCTCGACGCGCACGCGCTGGCCGCCGCCGCGCGGGCCGAAGGGGTGCTGGTGTCGGTGCTCGGCCCACGCACCGCCCGACTGGTCACCCACATGGACGTCGACGACGCCGGCATCGACCGGGCGATCGAGGTGCTGACCCGGGTCCTCCGCGCCTGACCGACCCCTTCTCTCCCCGCCAGCCGCCGCCGGCCGCCGGCACGCCGCCCCCGGCCGCCGGCACGCCGTCGTGATCAAGAGGTTCGCGTCATCCGCGAGACGGTTCCTGACGCGAACCTCTTGATCACCCGCGCTGGCGCCCGGGGTGGGCGGGGTGGGCGGGCCCGGTGGGGGTGGGGGGTTGGGTCAGGGGGTCAGGCGCTTCAGGGTGGCGATGTCGGCGGCGTGGCCGAGCTGCTTCTCGCTGGGGGTCTCCACCACGATCGGCACGCCGGCGGTGGCCGGGTGCGTCATCAGCTCCGCGAACGCCGGCTCGCCGATGGTGCCCTTGCCGATGTTCTCGTGCCGGTCCCGGGTGGAACCGCACAGGTCCTTCGAGTCGTTCGCGTGCACCAGCCGCAGCCGGTCCGCGCCCACCGTGGCGAGCAGGGTGTCCAGCGTGGCGGTCATGCCGCCCTCGGCGGCCAGATCGTGCCCGGCCGCCCACGCGTGGCAGGTGTCGAAGCAGACCCCGAGCCCCGGGTGCCCGTCGACGGCGTCGAGGTACGGCCCCAACTGCTCGACCCGGGAGGCCAGCGACCGACCGCCACCGGCGCTCGGCTCGACCAGCAGCAGCGGCCCGCCGGTCGACGCGGCCGAATCCAGCAGCGGCAGTAGCGCCTCACGGACCTGCCGCATCGCCGCCTCCGCGTGCCCCGCGTCGACCGCGCTGCCCGCGTGGAACACCACCCCGCGCGCGCCGATCGCGGCGCCCCGCCGCAGCGCGTGGGCGAGGGTCAGCGCGGACCGCTCGACCGTGGCCGGGGTGGGCGAACCGAGGTTGACCAGCAGCGACGCGTGGATGAAGACCGGCACGCCCCGCTCGGCGCAGCCCTCACGGAACAGTGCGTCCTGCGCCGGGTCGCCCGGCGGCAGTGCCCAGCCGCGCGAGTTGGACACGTAGACCTGCACCACCTCGGCGCCGGTCGCGTCGAGGTACGGCAGGGCCGCCTTCGCCAGGCCGCCCGAGGTCGGCGTGTGCGCGCCGACCGGACGGACCGAGGTCACCGCCATCTCAGATACATCCGATCGTCACACCGGTGCCCGGTGGCACCTGGGTGTTCTCAACCGGGTTCTGGAACCGGACGATCGCGTTCGGGTTGAGCTGGATCCCCACCGGGAAGCCCTGGCTCTCCAGCAGCTGCTTGGCCTGCTGGCACGGTAGGTCGATCACCCGGGGGACGACGACCAGCGGCGGACCCTTGCTGACGTCCAGCTTGACCTCGGCACCCTTCTCCACACCCGTGCCGTCCGCGGGGCTCTGCCCGAGCACCTCGTCCCTCGGCTTGTCCGAGTCCTTGTAGGTCTCCACCAGCTTCAGGCCCAGCTTGCCGAGCGCGTCACGGGCCTCGGTGAGGCTCTTGCCGACCAGGTTGGGCACGCTCACCGGCGCCCGTCCCTTGCTCAGGATCACCGTCACCTTCGCGCCCGGCTTGACCTCTGCGCCCACCTTCGGGTTGGTGTCCACCACCATGCCCGCCGGCAGGTTGTCGTCGTAACGGGCCGCGCCCTTGGCCACCACCAGCTTCAGGTTGACCAGGTCGGACTCGGCCAGCTCGAACTCCTTGCCGATCACGTCCGGCACCGGGAACCGCTCCGGGCCGAGGGACAGGGTCAGCGTGATCGTGCCGCCCTTGACGATCCGCGTGGCCGAGGCCGGATCCTGGAGCAGGACGCTGTCCTTCGGGGCCTGCTCGTCGTAGCGGGGCTCCGCGTACCTCAGGGTGAGCCCCGCCCGCTCGGCGTGCGCCTCCGCGTCCGCCTTGCTCAGACTGACCAGCTGCGGGGCGTCGGTGTAGCGGCCCGCCCCGAACCACCAACCGCCCACCGCGGCGACCAGGCCGAGCACGACCACGACCGCGGCCACCGCCAGACGGCCCCGACGGTCACCCATCACCTGGGCGCGCAGCTGCCCCAGGCGCGACCAGAGGTCGCCGCCGTCGGACTCCGCGGCCCGCCGTCGGC
This genomic stretch from Micromonospora krabiensis harbors:
- a CDS encoding flavoprotein encodes the protein MPGKTRSPVLHLVVCGTGPAAELAPFITACQDLCWQVHVITTPEAAGREDHARLADLTHHPVRPDERAEALHPLPPADAFAVAPASFDLVNRWAYGFNDSLALRLLNEATAVGLPVVAVPAPEPALARHPAFAESLERLRHWGVTVTAPAVGHPGPWEAAARVVSTWTRFARVPAQPSPERARDAEDLATQPG
- a CDS encoding DUF2203 domain-containing protein, which produces MFTLAQARHLVATLRPRVDELIRLRADLAELRADLAEHGVSPLGGRAEVKGLEARLHAVLEELHQHDIQVKGIAPVLLDFPGERDGRPVLWCWLEGDSDVRWYHRVECGFAGRRPV
- a CDS encoding class F sortase is translated as MTAPRGPAIRRHRDRRAPAAALVALGAAVGLAAGTGVGLAGTEPPPAATWQPGCADGCASTGPTTGPSAGPAAARPAPTGAPTRVRVPRIDVDSRLTVLGLDRAGALVPPADFDVAGWYGGGPAPGDTGPAVLAGHLDSRRGPAVFARLGELRPGDTVEVWRGGQRLTFRVTGSLRTRKDAFPTAAVYGPTPGPELRLITCGGDFDRRRGHYRDNVVVFAVSAPAG
- a CDS encoding DUF4397 domain-containing protein — its product is MHLSHTAPRRLLATAAALLLGAGLVTTTATPAAAATVGYVRLAHLSPDTPSVDVYLAAPGGAEPQVFPGVGYGVVSDYLPLPAGRYAVAMREAGDPASDPPVLTTEVAVSGGEAYTVAGVGRYADLGLRVLHDDLSTPRDGQAKVRVVQASVRAPVLDVAAADGPTIADGVQFATTTDYQLVEPGRWRLRLSGSGGPATHTEVRLTGGAVYSLLVLDAEQGGLTTELRRDAEGGTVVPAGGVDTGAGGVATGARPTYPLLAGGSAVLALAVGLVLLRRRRTTW
- a CDS encoding SGNH/GDSL hydrolase family protein, giving the protein MRRTRLATLAASLVTTLAATLTLATAPAHAAPGDHYVALGDSYSSGVGAGSYTSESGSCQRSTVAYPALYAANVRPASYRSVACSGATTTSVINSQLSALSATTTLVSISVGGNDVGFASIMTTCVLYGTTECVAAVQAAEDKARTNLPTLLRNVYTGIRNRAPSARVVVVGYPVFYQLNTVCVGLSDTSRAKINEGINLVDDITRSAAQAAGFTFADVRSQFVGHQLCSYGEKWLHALNITNLGVSYHPTAAGQSAGYYPVFRNVAG
- a CDS encoding NADPH-dependent F420 reductase → MTTVGFIGSGHIGGTVARLAVAAGYDVVLSNSRGPETLQDLVAELGPRARAATPQEAAAAGDLVVVSVPLKAYRDVPVEPLAGKVVLDTNNYYPQRDGAITELDAGETTSSELLQRHLSAARVVKVFNNINFAHLASLARPTGDPERSALPIAGDDPDARAATTEFLDRIGYDAVDAGRLAEGWRYQPDTPAYGIVYAADPQDWSTEAPAGADRVRAALDAAGSPA
- a CDS encoding glutathione peroxidase yields the protein MTVFDITIGALDGGPADLFQYRGRALLVVNVASRCGLTPQYAGLQALADEYADRGLVVLGVPCNQFAGQEPGTAAEISEFCQVNYGVTFPLTEKVEVNGPGRHPLYAALVDTADPDGHAGDVRWNFEKFLVAPDGTVAARFAPSVEPGAADLRASIEKVLPTPA